The Burkholderia ambifaria AMMD genome has a segment encoding these proteins:
- a CDS encoding amidohydrolase family protein, with the protein MGAVRIDSHQHFWRYRAADYPWIGPGMGVLARDYLPDALWPQMHAQALGASIAVQARAGRDETAFLLDLARDDARIAAVVGWEDLGAPALADRIAEWRSPKLRGFRHQMQDEADVGAFVADPAFNRGVAWLQANGYVYDVLVFERQLPDVRAFCARHDAHWLVLDHAGKPALAEFDRDDTALARWRAALRELGALPHVVCKLSGLVTETDWRRGLRGQDIRHIEQCLDAALDAFGPQRLMFGSDWPVCLLAASYDEVTSLIERWAEARLSAAERNALWGGTAARCYAVPGDPKPGI; encoded by the coding sequence ATGGGCGCAGTGCGTATCGATTCCCATCAGCACTTCTGGCGTTACCGCGCGGCCGACTATCCGTGGATCGGCCCCGGCATGGGCGTGCTCGCCCGCGATTACCTGCCCGACGCGCTGTGGCCGCAGATGCATGCGCAGGCGCTCGGCGCGTCGATCGCGGTGCAGGCGCGCGCCGGACGCGACGAGACGGCGTTCCTGCTCGATCTCGCCCGCGACGACGCGCGCATCGCGGCGGTGGTCGGCTGGGAGGATCTCGGTGCGCCGGCGCTAGCCGACCGCATCGCCGAATGGCGCAGCCCGAAGCTGCGCGGCTTTCGTCATCAGATGCAGGACGAAGCCGACGTCGGCGCGTTCGTCGCGGATCCCGCGTTCAATCGCGGCGTCGCGTGGCTGCAGGCGAACGGTTACGTGTACGACGTGCTCGTGTTCGAACGCCAGTTGCCCGACGTGCGCGCGTTCTGCGCACGGCACGACGCGCACTGGCTCGTGCTCGATCATGCGGGCAAGCCCGCGCTCGCCGAGTTCGACCGCGACGACACCGCGCTCGCACGCTGGCGTGCCGCGTTGCGCGAGCTCGGCGCGCTGCCGCATGTCGTGTGCAAGCTGTCGGGGCTCGTGACCGAGACGGACTGGCGGCGCGGCCTGCGCGGGCAGGACATCCGGCACATCGAGCAATGCCTCGATGCGGCGCTCGACGCGTTCGGCCCGCAGCGGCTGATGTTCGGGTCGGACTGGCCCGTGTGCCTGCTCGCGGCGTCGTATGACGAAGTGACGTCGCTGATCGAGCGCTGGGCCGAAGCGCGATTGTCGGCGGCCGAGCGCAACGCGTTGTGGGGCGGCACGGCCGCACGTTGCTATGCGGTGCCGGGCGACCCGAAGCCCGGCATATAA
- a CDS encoding ABC transporter substrate-binding protein, whose translation MIRSKVLNAIVGLTFAVGVTAGAQAQEAYIPLISKGFQHQFWQAVKAGATQAAKDYKVKVTFEGPETEAMVDKQIDMLSAAIAKKPAALGFAALDSKAALPLLKKAQAEKIPVIAFDSGVDSDIPVTTAATNNKAAASLAADKLAALIGDEGEVAVVAHDQTSRTGIDRRDGFLERMKSAHPKVRVVTVQYGEGDQLKSTEVTKSILQAYPKLKGLFGTNEGSAIGVVNGVREMKRKVVIVGYDSGKQQKDAIRSGLMAGAITQNPIGIGYKTVEAAVKATKGEKLPKVIDTGFYWYDKTNIDDPKISAVLYD comes from the coding sequence GTGATCAGGAGCAAGGTGTTGAACGCGATCGTCGGGCTGACGTTCGCCGTCGGCGTGACAGCCGGCGCGCAGGCGCAGGAAGCCTATATCCCGCTGATCTCGAAGGGCTTCCAGCATCAGTTCTGGCAAGCCGTGAAAGCGGGCGCGACGCAGGCCGCAAAGGACTACAAGGTGAAGGTGACGTTCGAAGGCCCCGAAACCGAGGCGATGGTCGACAAGCAGATCGACATGCTGTCCGCCGCGATCGCGAAGAAGCCGGCCGCGCTCGGCTTCGCCGCGCTCGACAGCAAGGCCGCGCTGCCGCTGTTGAAGAAGGCGCAGGCCGAGAAGATCCCCGTGATCGCGTTCGACTCGGGCGTCGACAGCGACATCCCGGTGACGACGGCCGCGACCAACAACAAGGCCGCCGCATCGCTCGCCGCGGACAAGCTCGCCGCGCTGATCGGCGACGAAGGCGAGGTCGCCGTGGTCGCGCACGACCAGACGAGCCGCACCGGCATCGACCGCCGCGACGGGTTTCTCGAACGGATGAAGTCGGCGCACCCGAAGGTGCGGGTCGTGACCGTGCAGTACGGTGAAGGCGACCAGCTGAAGTCGACCGAGGTGACGAAGTCGATCCTGCAGGCGTATCCGAAGCTCAAGGGCCTGTTCGGCACCAACGAAGGCTCGGCGATCGGCGTGGTGAATGGCGTGCGCGAGATGAAGCGCAAGGTCGTGATCGTCGGCTACGATTCGGGCAAGCAGCAGAAGGACGCGATCCGCAGCGGGCTGATGGCCGGCGCGATCACGCAGAATCCGATCGGGATCGGCTACAAGACCGTCGAGGCGGCCGTGAAGGCGACCAAGGGCGAGAAGCTGCCGAAGGTCATCGATACCGGTTTCTACTGGTATGACAAGACCAATATCGACGACCCGAAGATCTCGGCGGTGCTGTACGACTGA
- a CDS encoding ABC transporter permease, translating to MPNDTHPVPPLATGDTPAGAAGLKARFFNPAARQKLLAFASLVLLIAFFSFASPNFLDVDNLVSILQATAVNGVLAVACTYVIITSGIDLSVGTLMTFCAVMAGVVLTKWGMPLPLGILAALGFGALSGSVSGFVIAKMKVPPFIATLGMMMLLKGLSLVISGTRPIYFNDTPGFTSIAQDSLIGSLIPALPIPNAVLILFLVAIGASIVLNRTIFGRYTFALGSNEEALRLSGVNVDAWKIAVYTFSGAVCGIAGLLIASRLNSAQPALGQGYELDAIAAVVIGGTSLSGGAGSIVGTIIGAFIMSVLTNGLRIMSVAQEWQTVVTGVIIILAVYVDILRRRRR from the coding sequence ATGCCTAACGATACGCATCCCGTTCCGCCTCTGGCCACCGGCGACACGCCGGCCGGCGCAGCCGGCCTGAAAGCCCGCTTCTTCAACCCGGCCGCGCGGCAGAAGCTGCTCGCGTTCGCGAGCCTCGTGCTGCTGATCGCATTCTTCAGCTTCGCGTCGCCGAACTTCCTCGACGTTGACAACCTCGTGTCGATCCTGCAGGCCACCGCTGTGAACGGCGTGCTGGCGGTCGCCTGCACCTACGTGATCATCACGTCGGGCATCGACCTGTCGGTCGGCACGCTGATGACGTTCTGCGCGGTGATGGCCGGCGTCGTGCTGACGAAGTGGGGGATGCCGCTGCCGCTCGGGATCCTGGCCGCGCTGGGCTTTGGCGCGCTGTCGGGCAGCGTGTCGGGCTTCGTGATCGCGAAGATGAAGGTGCCGCCGTTCATCGCGACGCTCGGCATGATGATGCTGTTGAAGGGGCTGTCGCTCGTGATCTCGGGCACCCGGCCGATCTACTTCAACGACACGCCGGGCTTCACGTCGATCGCGCAGGATTCGCTGATCGGCAGCCTGATTCCCGCGCTGCCGATTCCGAACGCGGTGCTGATCCTGTTCCTCGTCGCGATCGGCGCGTCGATCGTGCTGAACCGCACGATCTTCGGCCGCTACACGTTCGCGCTCGGCAGCAACGAGGAAGCGCTGCGGCTGTCCGGCGTGAACGTCGATGCGTGGAAGATCGCCGTCTACACGTTCAGCGGCGCGGTGTGCGGGATCGCCGGCCTGCTGATCGCGTCGCGGCTCAACTCCGCGCAGCCGGCGCTCGGGCAGGGCTACGAGCTCGATGCGATCGCGGCCGTCGTGATCGGCGGCACGTCGCTGTCGGGCGGCGCGGGCAGCATCGTCGGCACCATCATCGGCGCGTTCATCATGAGCGTGCTGACCAACGGCCTGCGCATCATGTCGGTCGCGCAGGAATGGCAGACGGTCGTGACCGGCGTGATCATCATCCTCGCCGTCTACGTCGACATCCTGCGCCGGCGCCGCCGCTGA